A genomic region of Cannabis sativa cultivar Pink pepper isolate KNU-18-1 chromosome 1, ASM2916894v1, whole genome shotgun sequence contains the following coding sequences:
- the LOC133037758 gene encoding uncharacterized protein LOC133037758, producing the protein MASSSRDAEELEVRWDDLQIDEEEGGVLFDNPSELEDEVDARWCLVGRLLTNRVSDFDTVRNVMASLWRPVKGMFVKELEFNRFLFQFFHELDINRVLEGTPWTFNKIPLIVQRLKLGENPRLVPLNTMEIWVQVYDLRVGFQSDRVLRACGTYIGQFVSSCPKNYAGIWREYLRVRVLINIEKPLKRRMKIYYTKEDYFWANFKYERVPTFCFICGILGHNERFCPRVFDGPIEKVVKPYGLFMKAPDRRSQKQIGARWLRDNMARPLQPNAGVPRSSGSPVTATSVGSRRGADPRNRGDDREDMEVNEDVEGEIVGENHGIVGAVQGGKIGAVNGGISINGEAGKESCFEKGGFIFTDPKRRRVEDNVELGKDTVQVLGPAQYLVGNGSGEEGMAKAHVAETEMGFIENVNEGGNGG; encoded by the exons ATGGCTTCGTCAAGCAGAGATGCAGAGGAGTTGGAGGTTCGTTGGGATGATTTGCAGATCGATGAGGAAGAAGGAGGAGTATTATTTGATAATCCTTCTGAGTTGGAGGATGAGGTTGATGCAAGATGGTGTCTGGTGGGGAGATTGCTCACGAATCGTGTGTCCGATTTTGATACAGTTCGAAATGTCATGGCTTCACTCTGGCGTCCAGTAAAAGGCATGTTTGTTAAAGAATTAGAGTTTAAtcgttttctttttcaattcttTCATGAACTGGATATTAATAGGGTGCTTGAAGGTACACCATGGACGTTTAATAAAATACCTTTGATTGTTCAAAGATTGAAATTAGGAGAAAATCCTAGGTTGGTACCCCTGAACACTATGGAAATTTGGGTACAAGTTTATGATCTCAGAGTGGGTTTTCAGTCAGACCGAGTGCTTAGGGCCTGTGGTACTTACATTGGACAGTTTGTTTCATCTTGTCCCAAGAATTATGCGGGTATTTGGAGGGAGTACTTGAGAGTCCGggtattgatcaatattgaaaAACCATTGAAGAGAAGAATGAAGATTTACTACACCAAGGAAGACTATTTCTGGGCAAATTTCAAATATGAGAGGGTGCCCACTTTTTGTTTCATTTGTGGTATACTCGGGCATAATGAAAGGTTTTGTCCCCGAGTCTTTGATGGACCAATAGAAAAGGTTGTTAAGCCATATGGTTTATTCATGAAAGCTCCAGATCGGCGTTCTCAAAAACAGATTGGTGCGAGATGGCTCCGTGACAATATGGCAAGACCTTTACAACCAAATGCCGGCGTTCCAAGAAGCAGTGGTTCTCCGGTGACAGCTaccagtgttgg TTCCAGGAGGGGGGCAGATCCGAGAAATCGGGGTGATGACAGAGAGGATATGGAGGTTAATGAGGATGTTGAGGGAGAGATTGTAGGAGAGAATCATGGGATTGTGGGCGCAGTTCAAGGAGGAAAGATTGGTGCCGTTAATGGTGGGATATCAATCAATGGGGAAGCGGGAAAGGAAAGTTGTTTTGAAAAGGGCGGGTTTATTTTCACGGATCcaaaaagaagaagagttgAAGATAATGTTGAGTTGGGCAAGGATACTGTTCAAGTCTTAGGGCCGGCCCAATATTTGGTGGGTAATGGGAGTGGTGAAGAGGGTATGGCCAAGGCCCATGTGGCTGAAACTGAAATGGGCTTTATTGAAAATGTTAATGAGGGGGGGAATGGAGGATAG